From the genome of Malus domestica chromosome 04, GDT2T_hap1, one region includes:
- the LOC103433092 gene encoding senescence associated gene 20-like: MEGEDSEEAKNKMTVTALYQALTSKDVDVVHLLLALYLEWWFHGPLTHQHLNRLLTGAPSYDSSFKFVPLSIIAFGSMVLAERYDDVHSVSWVHAWIFTDGIITQVREHYSTSVTVTRLSSLHIRSQPRNCQCVWQSKLSDNKFVPGLVLAL, translated from the coding sequence ATGGAGGGAGAAGATTCCGAAGAAGCCAAAAACAAAATGACAGTGACGGCTTTATACCAAGCCTTAACCTCCAAGGACGTTGATGTCGTCCACCTTCTCCTGGCACTCTACCTCGAGTGGTGGTTCCATGGCCCCTTAACTCACCAGCATCTAAACCGCTTACTCACCGGTGCACCATCGTATGACTCATCGTTCAAATTCGTCCCTCTCTCGATCATTGCATTTGGATCAATGGTACTGGCTGAAAGATACGACGATGTTCATTCTGTTTCGTGGGTGCATGCGTGGATCTTCACTGATGGGATTATTACCCAGGTTAGGGAACACTACAGCACGTCTGTCACGGTCACTCGGTTATCCTCACTGCATATCAGATCACAACCGAGGAATTGCCAATGTGTCTGGCAGAGTAAGCTCTCGGATAACAAGTTTGTGCCTGGTCTCGTTTTGGCGCTATAA